In the Bacillus sp. HSf4 genome, TGAAAATCTTTGCGTGGAATCATGACGCTGTGAGAACAACCTTCACATTTTATCCGGATGTCCATTCCCATCCGAATGATCTTCCAGCGATTTGTCCCGCATGGATGCGGCTTTTTCATTTCAACCACGTCATTCAGGCCAAATTCTTTGTCGGCCAAGCTCGTTCACCTCTTTGCTTCCTTTATCGTGATCTTATTGTACAAAAAACGACATGGAAAGAGCAATTATTCAATAAAAAACTTTTTATATACTATATACCAATTAAATATAAAAAATATTATGTCTTCCATTTACTCAACAACGGATAAAGTAAAATATTGACTAATAGATATAGGTTTAACAATCCATAAATAGGATATAAAAAGGCGATTAAATTGGAAAATCCAAACGTTGTAAAAGGCAGCATGATGAAAAGAAGAAGGAAAACCATGATCCATCTCGGCCAGTTCACAACTGACAGAAAACGGCTTGAAAGACCGAGGATGCTTGAAATCGTCGTCGTATAAATCGCCACGCACAGCACCGCTGTCATGAATAAAAAGATAGGGAAAGGAGCTCCCTCCAAAACCGCAAATAAAGGGATTTCATAATGGGATAATTCACCGGCGAGCTCCACGAGCGTCTCATTGTACATATACGATATTGCACCGAAGATCAAACCGCTTAAAATGCTTGCAATCCTTGCCTCACCGACTCCTTTGATTTCTTTTCCGACCGCAGATAACACGGCCACGACGGATAAAATGTTGAGGGAAGCGAACGCGATGCCGGCGGGCCAGTTATACTGCTGGTTTAGGTTGAGAAGCCATGGCTGGTGGTGAGCTGTTTGAAAGGAAATCAGCACGTACAAAAGCCCCGCAACCAAAACCGGAATCAAGTAGCTGTTGACCGATAAAATCCCTTTGATTCCCCATAGAAAAAGCAATCCGGCACACAGTGAAAATAAGATGACACCGGCCCAAAACGGAATATGGAATATTTGCAGTGTGACACCCCCGCCGGCAATCATCACAATCGTCGTCGTGAACAAGTAGAGGATGATCAAAAAATCATATACTTTCGCCAGGAGCGGTCCGATCAATTTTTCCAGAACGGGCAGAAAATGCACCGATTTTTCTTCATAACTGATCCTCATGACAATATAAGTCGACAGGCTGAACATCATCGTGAACAGGAGGATAGCCAGTCCGCTTTCATCACCAAAAAACTGCCATATCTCCTGGCCGGATGCATATCCTGCGCCTATTAAGCTTCCTAAAATGAGAAGCATCCACTTCATTCCGGCTCTCCACACGATTTTTCACCCCATC is a window encoding:
- a CDS encoding membrane protein gives rise to the protein MWRAGMKWMLLILGSLIGAGYASGQEIWQFFGDESGLAILLFTMMFSLSTYIVMRISYEEKSVHFLPVLEKLIGPLLAKVYDFLIILYLFTTTIVMIAGGGVTLQIFHIPFWAGVILFSLCAGLLFLWGIKGILSVNSYLIPVLVAGLLYVLISFQTAHHQPWLLNLNQQYNWPAGIAFASLNILSVVAVLSAVGKEIKGVGEARIASILSGLIFGAISYMYNETLVELAGELSHYEIPLFAVLEGAPFPIFLFMTAVLCVAIYTTTISSILGLSSRFLSVVNWPRWIMVFLLLFIMLPFTTFGFSNLIAFLYPIYGLLNLYLLVNILLYPLLSKWKT
- a CDS encoding DUF951 domain-containing protein, which translates into the protein MADKEFGLNDVVEMKKPHPCGTNRWKIIRMGMDIRIKCEGCSHSVMIPRKDFQRKMKKILVKHEESDS